One window of Paroedura picta isolate Pp20150507F chromosome 2, Ppicta_v3.0, whole genome shotgun sequence genomic DNA carries:
- the ZNF142 gene encoding zinc finger protein 142 isoform X1, with product MNTGAVTRKPLGGDKMNTLCQELLLPGLSDSGNEDNHGITSQNLAVGQSLLLTEASVVETETGEVEILVEAAASSMSLSHPGNNTGMLCSEVVVKVVELYFCERCGQSFSDPSLLSRHQCVELSRERLTSIPQLNGLSLGLASQNLAICGENLAVHKAPTQNVAEGSRQNPELGPELLLCPLCQAEFALPGELKEHFKDHHKPQGAPVCPEEGCHFSSEDRKQLRGHLRQVHQVSPVACAYRGCPLLFRSQEEMALHRRSHFPFHCGHCDFISANTKQFGQHRRSHLQEVVTVLDTGDVGESNEHSFTAVEGKELTDHLLLNSAEVEPLSKSENSPEAQNGWEVMEMDPGQGGHVDNNDVLHEDQTVLTKEDKPGKRGDELLVEEEEEEEGEGISCKTKQGNKAARTKTTKASQVHLLKGEVAEDSKYLFKTHMCPECKRCFKKRTHLVEHLHLHFPDPRLQCPNCQKFFTSKSKLKIHMMRETGEKTHQCPHCHYSSVEKNALNRHMASMHEDISNFYSDVYCCPVCKEKFKLSHALKEHLKTHKAEHKQLSCFQAGCSYCTEDRKEFLRHVREVHGIKAVECKYYACSLLFPSAEVMEVHRKTHYAFHCQQCDFICSNKHIFRKHKKQGHPGSEELQCSFCPFATFNSVEFHDHVGKMHASEKIHKCTECNFATAHKRVLIRHMLLHTGEKPHKCELCDFTCRDVSYLSKHMLTHSDDKNYMCTECGYVTKWKHYLNVHMRKHTGDLRYQCNQCSYRCHRADQLSSHKLRHQGKSLICEVCGFACKRKYELQKHMQAKHSQDYQMPVFQCQYCSYQTKYKQALLNHENCKHTKQREFRCALCSYRTFSNTSLFFHKRKVHGYVPGDKGWQDNYASKEIEVNSTEVVLGYNLTMTLRSQSRPAVHGKEPWHDKAKPLLPEAQEECQHQPPFIMPVFGNGNNTDTGAEEAVGGEDHNKANLVPQGELSEKGSSAGSGEPGNVSSKLGGSCTLHLEPFCSSDQTLEQLAKEMPAALAEKQGALDCREMESAYEALGSRDSLILEDNDPTLEDIPDFEDETEVHGDEQSEQEKYVGAGAGESCEKDTQQDPGEKEEDRQNSEPLQIPPNPEHDVGYKELSEQETWSNMLKPDSLQPSVCPDFHLAPEGALLHSEDASQSESLLKALRRQDKEQAETLVLEGRVQMLVVQSENPVFKCEKCSYITRKEKSMLVHCKASCQGRKGPLVCQECGAIFKQQRGLNTHILKKCPVLVKKNNGKLVCPDQSVAGHPKEKDMEIGEAEKIGAGALNEAGVSQLQEGSGEVGPDAAGCLATVQLPDKQNRAVDQLDQPLQDIHASVVKDKWSQAVTERATPHSEKYYLEQGKFHCKSCSFICSRVSTIRSHVQDGCRGLEKFCCPLCSVPFRSKRALKIHQSEEHIEAQPLKLLEGTKGTIPPEAEEEPKNEQTGGEGLGQPEAAAAAAAATSPHIAPLHKRRRFSCPTCPFTCHQERALKTHKKRGCLKLGEFRCTLCSFTSKAATALRLHRKLHRKYYRTRPQLACRQCDFTCKQARCLRQHMRIKHEGVKPHKCPYCEFSTTRRYRLDAHQSLHTGVGRIACPTCDQTFGTNSKLRIHRLRVHEKKPTHFCPLCDYSGYIQNDITRHVNSCHQGELNFACPRCEARFSSDTALKQHALRQHEEKVSYSCPHCAFVCHSEATLKCHVQKQHPHLQCTTCKETLTTREELEDHKKLHFSHRCDSCSFAAKERQQLVNHYLEAHEPSVAEERPLKCSFCDFACHHQLVFDHHMKGHGGTRVYKCSDCEYTTKNKQKITWHIRIHTGEKPYKCHLCQYACADPSRLKYHMRIHKEERKYLCPECGYKCKWVNQLKYHMTKHTGIKPYQCDECKYCTNRADALRIHKETRHREARSFICEQCGKAFKTRFLLKTHLKKHSEEKPYVCNVCYRGFRWAAGLRHHYLTHTNEHPFFCRYCSYKAKQKFQVIKHLQRHHREQGGTEGDLSKGVGKDPSTLTVHLHDVQLEISPSKHPGEGEAEVLPHS from the exons ATGAACACAGGAGCAGTGACCAGGAAGCCCTTGGGAGGAGACAAGATGAATACTCTTTGCCAGGAGCTGCTGCTACCTGGACTGTCGGATTCAGGGAATGAAGACAACCATGGCATCACCAGTCAAAATCTAGCAGTGGGACAGAGCTTACTTTTAACAGAGGCTTCTGTGGTAGAAACAGAAACGGGTGAGGTTGAAATACTTGTAGaagccgctgccagcagcatgtccTTGAGCCATCCTGGAAACAATACTGGTATGTTGTGCTCAG AAGTCGTGGTCAAAGTTGTGGAACTCTATTTCTGTGAGCGGTGTGGGCAGAGCTTTTCTGATCCCAGCCTGCTCTCCCGGCATCAGTGTGTTGAGCTTTCCAGAGAACGCCTCACAAGCATCCCTCAACTCAATGGGTTATCTCTAGGGCTTGCTAGCCAGAACCTGGCTATATGTGGAGAAAACCTAGCTGTCCACAAAGCACCAACTCAAAACGTGGCAGAAGGAAGCAGGCAGAACCCTGAATTAGGCCCTGAGCTCCTCCTGTGTCCCCTTTGCCAAGCTGAATTTGCACTGCCTGGTGAGCTGAAGGAACATTTTAAGGATCACCACAAACCTCAGGGTGCCCCCGTTTGCCCAGAAGAAGGTTGTCACTTCAGCTCTGAGGACCGCAAGCAGCTCCGGGGTCATCTGCGACAGGTCCATCAGGTCTCTCCGGTAGCTTGTGCCTACAGGGGCTGCCCGCTCTTATTCCGAAGTCAAGAGGAAATGGCACTGCACCGGAGGAGCCATTTCCCATTTCACTGTGGGCATTGCGACTTCATCAGTGCCAACACTAAGCAATTTGGGCAGCACAGACGCAGCCATCTGCAGGAGGTGGTGACAGTGCTGGATACCGGAGACGTTGGTGAGAGCAATGAGCACAGCTTCACTGCTGTGGAGGGAAAGGAACTGACTGATCATCTACTTCTCAACTCAG CAGAAGTAGAACCCCTGAGCAAATCAGAGAACTCCCCTGAGGCGCAGAATGGTTGGGAGGTGATGGAAATGGATCCTGGCCAGGGAGGACATGTGGATAACAACGATGTGCTTCACGAAGACCAGACAGTTTTGACCAAGGAAGACAAGCCTGGGAAGAGAGGGGATGAATTACtggtggaagaagaggaggaggaagaaggagaagggattTCCTGCAAGACAAAGCAAGGGAACAAGGCAGCACGTACCAAGACAACAAAAGCCTCTCAGGTCCATCTGTTGAAAG GGGAAGTGGCAGAGGACTCCAAATACCTATTCAAGACCCACATGTGTCCAGAGTGCAAGCGGTGCTTCAAGAAGCGGACTCACCTGGTGGAACACCTTCACCTGCACTTCCCGGACCCCAGGCTGCAGTGCCCAAACTGTCAGAAATTCTTCACCAGCAAGAGCAAGCTGAAGATCCACATGATGCGTGAGACTGGGGAGAAGACCCACCAGTGCCCGCATTGCCACTACAGCTCTGTTGAGAAGAACGCCCTCAACAGGCACATGGCCAGCATGCATGAGGACATTTCCAACTTCTATTCAGATGTCTACTGCTGCCCTGTATGCAAAGAGAAGTTCAAGCTCAGCCACGCTCTTAAGGAACATCTGAAGACCCACAAAGCAGAGCACAAGCAACTGAGCTGCTTCCAGGCAGGGTGCAGCTACTGCACGGAGGACCGCAAAGAGTTTCTGCGGCATGTCCGGGAGGTGCACGGCATTAAAGCTGTGGAGTGCAAGTACTATGCCTGCTCCCTGCTCTTCCCATCTGCAGAGGTCATGGAGGTGCATCGCAAAACACACTACGCCTTCCACTGCCAACAGTGTGATTTCATCTGCTCCAACAAGCACATCTTCCGCAAACATAAGAAGCAAGGCCACCCAGGAAGTGAAGAGCTCCAGTGCAGCTTCTGCCCCTTTGCCACGTTCAACTCTGTGGAATTCCATGACCATGTTGGCAAGATGCATGCTAGTGAGAAGATACACAAATGCACTGAATGCAACTTTGCCACTGCGCACAAGAGGGTCCTCATCCGCCACATGCTGCTCCATACAG GAGAAAAGCCTCACAAATGTGAGCTGTGTGACTTCACTTGCCGGGATGTGAGCTACCTTTCTAAACACATGCTGACCCACTCCGATGATAAGAACTACATGTGCACTGAATGTGGCTATGTGACAAAATGGAAGCACTACCTGAATGTTCACATGCGCAAGCACACAGGAGATCTCAG GTACCAGTGTAACCAGTGCTCCTACCGCTGCCATCGGGCTGACCAACTAAGCAGCCACAAGCTACGCCACCAGGGCAAGTCCTTGATCTGTGAGGTGTGCGGCTTTGCTTGCAAGCGCAAGTATGAGCTGCAGAAGCACATGCAGGCAAAACACTCTCAGGACTACCAGATGCCCGTCTTCCAGTGCCAGTATTGCAGCTACCAGACCAAGTACAAGCAAGCCCTGCTCAACCATGAGAACTGCAAGCACACCAAACAGAGGGAGTTCCGCTGTGCCCTCTGCTCTTACCGCACTTTCAGCAACACTAGCCTCTTCTTCCACAAGCGCAAGGTCCATGGGTATGTGCCAGGAGACAAGGGCTGGCAGGATAACTATGCCAGCAAGGAGATAGAAGTCAACTCCACTGAGGTTGTGCTTGGCTATAACCTTACCATGACGCTGCGTTCCCAGTCCAGACCTGCTGTACATGGGAAGGAGCCGTGGCATGACAAAGCAAAACCCCTACTTCCAGAAGCTCAGGAGGAGTGCCAGCATCAACCGCCTTTCATCATGCCAGTCTTTGGGAATGGAAATAACACTGACACAGGGGCTGAAGAAGCTGTTGGAGGAGAGGACCATAACAAGGCAAACCTGGTCCCCCAAGGAGAACTCTCTGAGAAAGGATCTTCTGCAGGCTCCGGGGAGCCAGGCAATGtgagcagcaagctgggtggaAGTTGCACCCTGCACTTGGAGCCTTTCTGTAGTTCAGACCAGACTCTGGAACAGCTGGCCAAGGAGATGCCTGCAGCTCTGGCAGAGAAACAAGGTGCTCTGGACTGCAGGGAAATGGAGTCAGCCTATGAAGCTCTAGGCTCCAGAGATTCCCTTATATTGGAGGATAATGATCCCACCCTTGAAGATATACCGGACTTCGAGGATGAAACTGAAGTCCATGGGGATGAACAGTCGGAACAGGAGAAATATgttggtgctggtgctggtgagAGCTGCGAAAAAGACACGCAGCAAGATCcaggggaaaaggaagaggacAGGCAGAACTCTGAACCCCTGCAAATACCACCCAATCCTGAGCATGACGTAGGGTACAAAGAGCTGAGTGAACAGGAGACCTGGTCAAACATGTTAAAGCCAGATTCCCTCCAACCCAGTGTTTGCCCTGATTTTCACCTGGCTCCAGAAGGTGCTCTTCTCCATTCGGAAGATGCTTCCCAATCAGAATCTCTGCTTAAAGCTCTAAGGAGACAGGACAAAGAGCAAGCTGAAACCTtggtgctggaagggagggtgcAGATGTTGGTGGTTCAGTCAGAAAACCCGGTATTCAAGTGTGAGAAGTGCTCCTACATCACCAGGAAGGAGAAGTCCATGTTAGTGCACTGCAAAGCAAGTTGCCAGGGCAGAAAGGGCCCTCTGGTATGCCAAGAGTGTggagccatcttcaagcagcaaagAGGGTTAAATACTCATATCCTTAAGAAATGTCCAGTCCTTGTGAAAAAGAACAATGGCAAATTAGTCTGCCCGGATCAGTCTGTTGCTGGACATCCCAAGGAGAAGGATATGGAAATTGGGGAGGCAGAAAAGATTGGTGCAGGAGCCTTAAATGAGGCAGGGGTGAGCCAGCTGCAAGAGGGATCTGGGGAAGTAGGACCTGATGCTGCAGGCTGTCTGGCCACTGTGCAACTCCCTGACAAACAGAATCGGGCTGTGGATCAGCTAGATCAGCCACTTCAAGACATTCATGCGAGTGTCGTGAAAGACAAATGGTCACAGGCTGTCACAGAAAGAGCCACCCCTCACTCAGAAAAATACTACTTGGAGCAGGGCAagttccactgtaaatcttgttCATTCATCTGTTCCCGAGTGTCCACCATCCGTTCCCATGTACAGGATGGATGCCGTGGCCTGGAGAAGTTCTGCTGCCCCCTGTGTTCTGTGCCTTTTCGCTCCAAGAGAGCTCTGAAGATCCACCAGTCAGAGGAGCATATTGAAGCACAGCCTCTTAAGTTGCTCGAAGGGACCAAGGGCACCATTCCCCCAGAAGCAGAGGAGGAGCCCAAGAATGAGCAGACTGGGGGTGAGGGGCTGGGCCAGcctgaggcggcagcagcagcagcagcagcaacgtctCCCCATATAGCCCCTCTGCACAAGAGGCGGCGCTTTTCTTGCCCTACCTGCCCTTTTACGTGCCACCAGGAGCGCGCCCTGAAGACTCACAAGAAACGGGGATGCTTGAAGTTGGGCGAGTTCCGCTGCACTCTGTGCTCCTTCACTTCCAAGGCGGCCACAGCCCTGCGGCTGCACCGGAAGCTCCACCGGAAGTACTACCGTACACGCCCCCAGCTGGCCTGTCGCCAGTGTGACTTCACTTGCAAGCAAGCGCGCTGTCTGCGCCAGCACATGCGCATCAAGCACGAGGGCGTGAAGCCCCACAAGTGCCCTTACTGTGAGTTCAGCACGACGAGGCGCTACCGCCTGGATGCTCACCAGTCCTTGCACACGGGAGTAGGGCGCATTGCCTGCCCTACTTGCGACCAGACATTTGGCACCAACTCCAAACTGCGCATTCACCGCTTGCGTGTCCACGAGAAGAAGCCCACTCACTTCTGCCCGCTCTGCGACTACAGTGGCTACATTCAGAACGATATCACGCGCCACGTCAACAGCTGCCACCAGGGGGAGCTGAACTTTGCCTGCCCACGCTGCGAAGCCCGCTTCAGTTCCGACACGGCTCTCAAGCAGCACGCTCTGCGGCAGCACGAGGAGAAAGTCTCCTACAGCTGTCCACACTGTGCCTTTGTTTGCCACAGTGAGGCCACCCTCAAGTGCCACGTCCAGAAGCAGCACCCTCACCTGCAGTGCACAACCTGTAAGGAGACTCTGACGACCCGCGAAGAGCTGGAGGACCATAAGAAGCTGCACTTCAGCCACCGCTGTGACAGCTGCAGTTTTGCAGCCAAAGAGCGGCAGCAGTTAGTGAACCACTACCTGGAAGCCCACGAGCCCTCTGTGGCCGAGGAGAGGCCGCTCAAGTGCTCCTTCTGTGACTTTGCCTGCCACCACCAGCTGGTCTTTGACCACCACATGAAGGGCCACGGCGGGACTCGTGTTTACAAGTGCTCCGACTGCGAGTACACCACCAAGAACAAGCAGAAGATCACGTGGCACATCCGCATTCATACTGGGGAGAAGCCTTATAAGTGCCACTTGTGTCAGTACGCCTGCGCTGACCCTTCACGCCTCAAG TATCACATGCGCATCCACAAGGAAGAGAGGAAGTACCTTTGCCCGGAGTGTGGCTACAAATGCAAGTGGGTGAATCAGCTGAAGTACCACATGACAAAACATACAG GAATCAAGCCATACCAGTGTGACGAGTGCAAGTACTGTACCAACCGAGCGGATGCCCTGCGCATCCACAAGGAGACACGCCACCGGGAGGCCCGCTCTTTCATCTGCGAGCAGTGTGGGAAGGCCTTCAAGACCCGCTTCCTGCTGAAGACTCATCTGAAGAAACACAGCGAGGAGAAGCCGTATGTCTGCAACGTCTGCTACCGGGGCTTCCGGTGGGCAGCGGGCTTGCGGCACCATTACCTCACCCACACCAACGAACACCCTTTCTTCTGCCGCTACTGCAGCTACAAGGCCAAGCAGAAGTTCCAAGTGATCAAGCATCTGCAGAGGCATCATCGTGAGCAGGGCGGGACCGAGGGGGACCTCAGCAAAGGGGTGGGCAAAGACCCCAGCACGCTTACTGTCCATCTGCATGACGTCCAGCTGGAAATTTCCCCCTCCAAAcacccaggggaaggggaggctgaggtGTTGCCACACAGCTAA